A DNA window from Haladaptatus cibarius D43 contains the following coding sequences:
- a CDS encoding 6-pyruvoyl trahydropterin synthase family protein, protein MYEVTVSKPFVAQHYLTVPNPGPEGELHSHRYGAEIRLRGESLNEFGYLVDLDRLRESLDDTIAYYRDETLNDLPEFEGLNPSVEHFARLFCDRVLAGIDAPEVSEIEVTLREDDDAWASFERSV, encoded by the coding sequence ATGTACGAAGTAACCGTTTCCAAACCGTTCGTCGCACAGCATTACCTGACAGTTCCAAATCCTGGCCCGGAGGGGGAACTGCATTCCCACCGGTACGGGGCTGAGATTCGTCTCCGAGGCGAATCGCTGAACGAATTCGGCTATCTCGTGGACTTAGACCGATTACGCGAGTCGCTGGACGACACTATTGCCTACTATCGAGACGAGACGCTGAACGACCTGCCGGAGTTCGAGGGGTTGAATCCCAGCGTCGAGCATTTTGCACGGCTGTTCTGTGACCGCGTTCTCGCCGGAATCGACGCTCCGGAAGTCAGCGAAATCGAGGTGACACTGCGGGAAGACGACGACGCGTGGGCTAGTTTCGAGCGGTCGGTGTGA
- a CDS encoding NuoI/complex I 23 kDa subunit family protein produces the protein MIGLLKGMATTMKHALDGETFTVEYPDVPPEVSPRFRGIHKFSQERCIWCRQCENVCPNDTIQIVMDDQRNGEQYNLHVGQCIYCRLCEEVCPVDAILLTQNFEFTGDTKDDLVYNKEQLKNVPWYKDIDPLESREPDRGAWIGEGEGSVDYQ, from the coding sequence ATGATTGGCTTACTCAAAGGAATGGCGACGACGATGAAGCACGCGCTCGACGGCGAGACGTTCACGGTGGAGTATCCCGACGTGCCGCCGGAAGTCAGCCCGCGATTCCGCGGGATTCACAAGTTCAGTCAGGAGCGATGCATCTGGTGTCGCCAGTGCGAAAACGTCTGTCCGAACGACACCATCCAAATCGTGATGGACGACCAGCGCAACGGCGAACAGTACAACCTCCACGTCGGGCAGTGCATCTACTGCCGACTCTGTGAGGAGGTCTGTCCAGTGGATGCAATCTTGCTCACGCAGAACTTCGAATTTACGGGGGATACGAAAGACGACCTCGTCTACAACAAAGAGCAGTTGAAAAACGTGCCGTGGTACAAGGACATCGATCCGCTCGAATCCCGCGAACCGGATAGAGGTGCGTGGATAGGCGAAGGCGAGGGGTCGGTGGATTATCAGTAA
- a CDS encoding PAS domain S-box protein, with protein MSATSPIVVLHVDDDHSLLDLTKTFLEAESERLHLHTATSSEAALSVLRETDIDCIVSDYEMPEMDGLELLDVVREEYPELPFVLFTSAGSEEIASRAISAGVTDYIEKEITSDDCAVLANRIENAVHTYRTENALRESEERYRTVVEGSHDAIYIYQDDRFAFVNERACEITGYDAEELRGMNVWTLLHSDDHERIQSIAASRKRGDHSVSTYEAKFRTKDDDIRYGDFSVRRTSYNGKPATIGTVRDVTDRKRSEQRLQALIEHSQDIVTLIDETGIIRYESPSVSRLGYDMDDLLGELAFDYIHPDDRQHVMETFYRALEDPTVTPTITYRFQHADGSWNYLETTGENHLTDPAVEGLVLNSRDVTELRKMREERNEILARMTDAFLALDDEWRFTYLNRRAEQILHRTASEIIGENIWERFPEVANSFFSEGCREAMRTQEPTTFEGYYEPFDGWFEANVYPSDNGVSIYLRDVTERKNREETLESLHDSTRKLMQAETSADVSEHAVTIATDVLELPVTGIWQHENDEFRLAARTEMHRDEYGTGVSVSDQRATLEAFESDETVIRREQEDGKERESEEERVDGEEQDGKKEWETETESKKSEAFVPLGSRGVMAFGGDELDDFDVYYAQLLAANTAAALDRAEREDERKANQRELERQNERLEEFANLVSHDLRNPLNVAQGYLDLYRATGESEHLTRVDNAHERMAGIVKDVLTLARQGQTVSETEAVYGLEITTNAWASVETGSATLDVSWETTIDADASRLQQVLENLFRNAIEHAGSDVAVTVGELNAVGKAEIGRNGNETSTASGAHSVAPDAGFYVEDDGPGIPESSRESVFETGYSTAETGTGFGLTIVKQIAEAHGWDVSLRKGETGGTRFEFTGVELAE; from the coding sequence ATGAGTGCTACGTCTCCTATCGTCGTTCTCCACGTTGACGACGACCACAGTTTGCTCGACCTCACGAAGACGTTTCTCGAAGCGGAGTCGGAGCGGCTACATCTTCACACCGCCACCTCCAGCGAAGCGGCGCTTTCCGTTCTTCGGGAGACGGACATCGACTGCATCGTCAGCGATTACGAAATGCCCGAAATGGACGGCCTCGAACTCCTCGATGTCGTCAGAGAGGAGTATCCCGAACTTCCGTTCGTTCTCTTTACCAGCGCCGGAAGCGAGGAAATCGCAAGCCGTGCGATTTCCGCTGGCGTCACCGACTACATCGAAAAGGAAATCACGTCGGACGACTGTGCGGTATTAGCAAACCGAATCGAGAACGCCGTCCACACCTATCGCACCGAGAACGCGCTTCGAGAGAGCGAGGAACGCTATCGAACCGTCGTGGAAGGAAGCCACGACGCGATTTACATCTATCAGGACGACCGCTTCGCCTTCGTCAACGAACGCGCCTGCGAGATTACCGGCTACGACGCCGAGGAACTGCGAGGGATGAACGTCTGGACGCTTCTCCACTCGGACGATCACGAACGCATACAATCCATCGCAGCGAGTCGAAAGCGCGGCGACCATTCCGTTTCGACCTACGAAGCGAAGTTCAGAACGAAAGACGACGACATCCGATACGGTGACTTCTCCGTGCGCAGAACGAGTTACAACGGCAAACCTGCGACAATCGGAACCGTTCGCGACGTGACCGACCGCAAACGAAGCGAGCAACGCCTGCAAGCCCTCATCGAACATTCGCAGGACATCGTCACGCTCATCGACGAAACGGGCATTATCCGCTACGAAAGCCCCTCCGTTTCCCGACTCGGCTACGACATGGACGACCTGTTAGGTGAACTTGCATTCGATTACATTCATCCCGACGACCGCCAGCACGTGATGGAGACGTTCTACCGGGCGCTAGAAGACCCGACCGTCACACCGACGATTACCTATCGGTTCCAACACGCAGATGGGTCGTGGAACTACCTCGAAACGACGGGTGAAAACCATCTCACCGACCCCGCAGTGGAAGGCTTGGTTCTCAATTCGCGGGATGTTACCGAACTCCGAAAGATGAGGGAAGAGCGCAACGAAATCCTCGCGCGGATGACCGACGCCTTCCTCGCGCTTGACGACGAATGGCGATTTACATATCTGAACCGCCGAGCAGAACAGATTCTCCACCGAACCGCATCGGAAATAATCGGCGAGAACATCTGGGAACGGTTCCCCGAAGTCGCCAATTCGTTCTTCTCCGAGGGCTGTCGAGAGGCCATGCGAACACAGGAACCGACCACGTTTGAGGGCTATTACGAACCCTTCGACGGGTGGTTCGAAGCGAACGTCTATCCGTCCGACAACGGCGTGTCGATTTACCTTCGGGACGTGACCGAGCGCAAGAACCGCGAGGAGACGCTCGAATCGCTCCACGATTCGACCCGCAAACTCATGCAGGCGGAGACGAGCGCCGACGTGAGCGAACACGCGGTCACAATCGCAACCGACGTTCTCGAACTACCGGTCACCGGCATCTGGCAGCACGAAAACGACGAGTTCCGACTGGCCGCCAGAACCGAAATGCATCGGGACGAGTACGGAACGGGGGTTTCCGTCTCCGACCAGCGTGCCACGTTGGAAGCGTTCGAATCGGACGAGACGGTCATCAGACGCGAGCAGGAAGACGGGAAAGAACGGGAAAGCGAGGAAGAACGGGTAGACGGAGAAGAACAAGACGGGAAAAAAGAGTGGGAAACCGAAACGGAATCGAAGAAATCGGAGGCGTTCGTCCCGCTCGGCAGTCGCGGCGTGATGGCGTTCGGCGGCGACGAATTGGACGACTTCGACGTGTACTACGCGCAACTGCTCGCCGCGAACACCGCCGCCGCGCTCGACCGAGCGGAGCGAGAGGACGAGCGCAAGGCCAACCAACGCGAACTGGAGCGCCAGAACGAGCGACTTGAGGAGTTCGCCAACCTCGTTTCACACGACCTGAGAAATCCGCTCAACGTCGCACAGGGCTATCTCGACCTGTACCGGGCAACGGGCGAATCAGAGCATCTGACGCGAGTGGACAACGCCCACGAGCGAATGGCGGGAATCGTAAAGGACGTGTTGACGCTCGCACGGCAGGGCCAGACGGTGAGCGAGACGGAAGCGGTTTACGGGTTGGAAATCACGACGAACGCGTGGGCGTCCGTCGAAACGGGTTCGGCCACGCTCGACGTCTCGTGGGAAACCACCATCGACGCGGACGCGAGTCGCCTCCAACAGGTGCTCGAAAACCTGTTCCGAAACGCCATCGAGCACGCCGGGTCGGACGTTGCGGTTACCGTCGGCGAACTGAATGCAGTCGGCAAAGCGGAAATCGGGAGAAACGGGAACGAAACGAGCACTGCGAGCGGTGCTCACTCCGTCGCACCCGACGCTGGCTTTTACGTCGAAGACGACGGGCCGGGGATTCCCGAATCGTCGCGCGAGTCAGTGTTCGAGACGGGCTACTCCACCGCCGAAACCGGCACCGGATTCGGGCTAACTATCGTCAAACAGATTGCCGAGGCGCATGGATGGGACGTGTCGCTCCGGAAGGGCGAAACCGGAGGCACACGATTCGAGTTCACCGGCGTCGAACTGGCAGAGTGA
- a CDS encoding zinc-dependent alcohol dehydrogenase: protein MAYVPSARTVYFTGPRELDVRVEGVSEPGQDEVLVRAEVSAVSPGTELLVYRGDAPTELATDATIDALPGSLAFPLKYGYATAGRVVSTGGNVSDDWMDESVFAFHPHASRFLASPSDLVRIPDEVTPAEAVFLPTVETAVNFVLDGTPRIGEQAVVFGQGLVGLVTTGVLADSPLSDLVTVDCYPQRRELAEAMGADCSLDATDSVREKIDTELSRAETPAGADLTYELSGNPPALDDAIAVTGYDGRILVGSWYGEKRADLNLGGAFHRSRIDIESTQVSTISPELRGRWDADRRLAVAWRRLSNLDVTSLVTHRISIGDAHDAYRLLDERPNEAVSVLLTYD, encoded by the coding sequence ATGGCATACGTGCCATCCGCACGGACGGTCTACTTCACGGGGCCGCGCGAACTCGACGTTCGCGTGGAAGGGGTTTCCGAACCGGGGCAGGACGAGGTGCTCGTTCGCGCCGAGGTGTCGGCGGTCAGTCCGGGCACCGAACTCCTCGTCTATCGAGGGGACGCACCGACCGAACTGGCGACCGACGCGACCATCGACGCACTGCCCGGGTCGCTTGCGTTCCCGCTCAAATACGGCTACGCGACCGCCGGAAGGGTTGTTTCGACCGGCGGGAACGTTTCCGACGACTGGATGGATGAATCCGTGTTCGCGTTCCATCCGCACGCGAGTCGTTTTCTCGCGTCACCGTCCGACCTCGTTCGGATTCCGGACGAGGTCACTCCGGCGGAAGCCGTCTTCCTGCCGACCGTCGAAACGGCGGTGAACTTCGTTCTCGATGGGACACCGCGAATCGGGGAACAGGCCGTCGTTTTCGGGCAGGGACTCGTCGGGTTAGTGACGACGGGAGTACTCGCTGACAGTCCGCTTTCCGACCTCGTGACGGTTGATTGCTATCCCCAACGGCGCGAACTCGCGGAAGCAATGGGTGCTGATTGCAGTCTGGATGCGACCGATTCTGTGCGCGAAAAAATCGACACCGAACTCTCCCGTGCAGAAACGCCCGCGGGAGCGGATTTGACCTACGAACTCTCGGGCAACCCACCCGCACTGGACGACGCAATCGCGGTGACGGGGTACGACGGACGGATCTTGGTCGGGTCGTGGTACGGCGAAAAGCGTGCCGACCTAAATCTCGGCGGGGCGTTTCACCGGAGTCGCATCGACATCGAGAGTACGCAAGTGAGTACGATTTCCCCGGAACTTCGAGGTCGATGGGATGCAGACCGCAGACTCGCGGTGGCGTGGCGGCGACTCTCGAATCTCGATGTGACATCGCTCGTCACTCATCGGATTTCGATTGGGGACGCCCACGACGCATATCGACTGCTGGACGAACGCCCGAACGAGGCAGTGAGCGTCCTTCTGACATACGACTGA
- a CDS encoding NADH-quinone oxidoreductase subunit D: MSVQEQQVDGDELADLLGDSVIGREEHSNAPAFVIRPDEVQDVLSVLRDEAGFDHLSCLTAQQYEDRYESIYHLKKYDDPRQEVSVVVPTAIDDPRSQTAEPVYTTANWHEREAYDLVGIEYDGHPDMRRILLPETWQGHPLSLDYDQDRPQVVALEEHQNPLLEDHVGGDSDTVFINIGPHHPATHGVLHLETVLDGEQVLDVEPDIGYLHRCEEQMAQSGNYRHEIMPYPDRWDYTANMTNEWAYARAIEDLVDIDVPEYAKVLRTLGVELSRMAGHFLALGTFALDVYGDFTAIFQYAFRDREKAQNILEDLTGQRMMFNYFRIGGVIWDIPEPREEFFDKTMDFVDELPQALEEYHDLLTNNEIFQLRCVGTGVLEPDVAKQYGVTGPVARGSGVDYDIRRDDPYGYYDRLDWDVVTEPGCDNFSRVLVRLREIEQSARIVEQCVNILDDWPEDDRQLQSNVPRTLKPPMDAETYRAVEAAKGELGVYIRSDNTSKPARFKIRSPCFHNLSALPEMANGEYVPDLIASLGSLDIVLGSVDR; encoded by the coding sequence ATGAGCGTGCAGGAACAACAGGTAGACGGCGACGAACTCGCCGACCTGCTCGGCGACTCCGTCATCGGACGCGAGGAACATTCGAACGCGCCCGCGTTCGTCATTCGCCCGGACGAAGTGCAGGACGTGCTGAGCGTCCTTCGCGACGAGGCCGGATTCGACCATCTCTCGTGTTTGACGGCTCAGCAGTACGAAGACCGATACGAGAGCATCTACCATTTGAAAAAGTACGACGACCCGCGACAGGAGGTGAGCGTCGTCGTCCCGACGGCCATAGACGACCCGAGAAGTCAGACGGCGGAACCCGTCTACACGACCGCGAACTGGCACGAACGCGAGGCCTACGACCTTGTCGGAATCGAGTACGACGGCCATCCGGATATGCGCCGGATTCTGTTGCCCGAGACATGGCAGGGCCACCCGCTTTCGCTCGACTACGACCAAGACCGACCGCAGGTCGTGGCGTTGGAGGAACATCAAAACCCACTGTTAGAAGACCACGTCGGCGGTGACTCCGACACCGTCTTCATCAACATCGGGCCGCATCATCCGGCTACGCACGGTGTTCTCCATCTGGAAACCGTCCTCGACGGCGAGCAGGTGCTCGACGTCGAACCCGACATCGGCTACCTCCATCGCTGTGAGGAACAGATGGCCCAGTCGGGCAACTACCGGCACGAAATCATGCCGTACCCCGACCGCTGGGATTACACCGCGAACATGACCAACGAGTGGGCCTATGCGCGGGCCATCGAAGACCTCGTGGACATCGACGTTCCCGAGTACGCGAAAGTGCTCCGAACGCTCGGCGTCGAACTCTCGCGGATGGCGGGTCACTTCCTCGCCCTCGGAACGTTCGCGCTGGACGTGTACGGCGACTTCACCGCCATCTTCCAGTACGCGTTCCGCGACCGGGAGAAGGCCCAGAACATCTTGGAGGATTTGACGGGTCAGCGCATGATGTTCAACTACTTCCGCATCGGCGGCGTCATCTGGGACATCCCGGAACCCCGCGAGGAGTTTTTCGACAAGACGATGGATTTCGTCGACGAACTGCCGCAGGCGCTCGAAGAGTACCACGACCTGCTCACGAACAACGAAATCTTCCAACTGCGGTGCGTCGGAACCGGCGTTCTCGAACCTGACGTTGCGAAGCAGTACGGCGTCACCGGCCCGGTTGCCCGCGGTTCGGGCGTCGATTACGACATTCGCCGCGACGACCCCTACGGCTACTACGACCGACTCGATTGGGACGTCGTTACGGAACCCGGTTGCGACAACTTCTCTCGGGTGCTGGTTCGTCTGCGAGAAATCGAACAGTCCGCGAGAATCGTAGAGCAGTGCGTCAACATACTCGACGACTGGCCGGAAGACGACCGGCAACTCCAGTCGAACGTGCCGCGAACGCTCAAACCGCCGATGGATGCAGAAACGTATCGCGCGGTCGAAGCCGCGAAGGGCGAACTCGGCGTCTACATTCGTTCGGACAACACGTCGAAGCCAGCGCGGTTCAAGATTCGAAGCCCGTGTTTCCACAACCTCTCTGCGCTTCCGGAGATGGCGAACGGAGAGTACGTGCCGGATTTGATCGCCTCGTTGGGAAGCCTCGACATCGTCCTCGGGAGTGTTGACCGATGA
- a CDS encoding arylsulfotransferase family protein codes for MDWTERLPPRPWFVRGVVLLLVVSLLAPSAVSAITYDQEESNLTKGTIESPANGSTVISVQGYHFQGQGNKKKPARLVSVGPKGNVEWVHNGSKEGASWFYDVDPMDNGNLLVTSTQRGGTLVYEYNPDTQEKEWEQFLDIHDTHDIDLINGDQLLVANMRAYNESTGQNNDRLFIYDLEEDKITWEWYFRSHYEKQDGGDYTNDWTHVNDVDKIGPGKYMADPRNMDEVIVVDRESKEVTMKLGEDGNYDVLKEQHNPDYLESESGNPTILVADSENHRIVEYERQNGEWEQTWQMGTSEKFNWPRDADRLPNGNTLITDSSNHRVIEVTPKGEIVWEFYSPWLPYDSERVVHGDGSNGPTMADHGTTGEYQVSGSANVDPGTGDRVKMSVLLGNTFSGTAIEEDMREYGEVWDQATPFIRPIWMNEYAFIAAIFAILLVLGWLIGELVYQRRRIYYGVKHRFA; via the coding sequence ATGGACTGGACGGAACGACTCCCGCCACGCCCGTGGTTCGTGCGCGGAGTCGTCTTATTGTTGGTCGTCTCCTTACTCGCGCCCTCCGCCGTCTCCGCGATTACCTACGACCAGGAGGAATCGAATCTGACCAAAGGAACCATCGAAAGCCCTGCAAACGGGTCAACAGTTATCAGCGTGCAGGGATACCACTTCCAAGGACAAGGGAACAAGAAAAAGCCCGCCCGCCTCGTCTCCGTCGGCCCGAAGGGGAACGTCGAATGGGTTCACAACGGGTCGAAAGAAGGTGCATCGTGGTTTTACGACGTTGACCCGATGGACAACGGCAACCTGCTCGTCACCTCGACGCAGCGCGGTGGCACCCTCGTCTACGAATACAACCCCGACACGCAGGAAAAAGAGTGGGAGCAGTTCCTCGACATCCACGATACACACGACATTGATCTCATCAACGGTGACCAACTGCTTGTCGCCAACATGCGCGCCTACAACGAGAGCACCGGCCAGAACAACGACCGACTGTTCATCTACGATTTGGAGGAAGACAAAATTACGTGGGAGTGGTACTTCCGCAGTCATTACGAGAAGCAAGACGGTGGCGACTACACGAACGACTGGACGCACGTCAACGACGTTGACAAAATCGGCCCCGGGAAGTACATGGCCGACCCGCGAAACATGGACGAAGTCATCGTCGTTGACCGCGAGTCGAAAGAAGTCACGATGAAACTCGGGGAGGACGGCAACTACGACGTTCTCAAAGAACAGCACAACCCGGACTACCTCGAAAGCGAATCGGGCAACCCGACCATCCTCGTCGCTGACTCCGAAAACCACCGAATCGTGGAGTACGAACGACAGAACGGCGAGTGGGAACAGACGTGGCAGATGGGAACCTCCGAGAAGTTCAACTGGCCCCGTGACGCAGACCGCCTGCCGAACGGCAATACGCTCATCACCGACTCCTCGAACCACCGCGTCATCGAAGTGACGCCGAAAGGCGAAATTGTCTGGGAGTTCTACTCGCCGTGGCTTCCGTACGACTCGGAGCGCGTCGTCCACGGTGACGGGTCGAACGGCCCGACGATGGCAGACCACGGAACCACCGGCGAGTACCAAGTCTCCGGAAGCGCGAACGTAGACCCCGGTACCGGTGACCGCGTGAAGATGTCCGTCCTCCTCGGCAACACGTTCTCGGGAACGGCCATCGAGGAAGACATGCGAGAGTACGGCGAGGTGTGGGACCAAGCCACGCCGTTCATCCGCCCCATCTGGATGAACGAGTACGCCTTCATCGCCGCAATCTTTGCCATCCTACTCGTGCTAGGATGGCTCATCGGTGAGTTGGTGTACCAGCGACGCCGAATTTACTACGGCGTGAAACACCGGTTCGCCTGA
- a CDS encoding glycosyltransferase family 4 protein: MNLGLVVYGSLSERSGGFRYDRKLVEGLRRRGHSVEIIGFPWESYWRCLLHNFSRRRCSRLSGFDVLLEDHLCHPSLVRINRGIDAPIVAIVHHLRSDELRAAWKNRGYRAIERDYFQHLDGVICNSETTRQSVFDLLDSQEGNDLKTAVAYPAGDRFDRFVPVLSIGREFEGTLRLVFLGNVVPRKGLHVLLNGLASVSGNWHLTVIGAKTDEEYANRVRRLRDELGLREKVSFAGRLPDEAVTGQLTRSHVLAVPSLYEGFGLVYLEGMAFGLPAIATTAGGAGEIVSDGDDGFLLPPDDPDAIADAVRTLRDDRRRLARMSISARERYERQPGWNEATESAERLLRKIRGNRRVPPEQ; encoded by the coding sequence ATGAACCTCGGACTCGTCGTCTACGGCTCGCTTTCCGAGCGTTCCGGTGGATTTCGGTACGACAGAAAGCTGGTCGAGGGACTGCGCAGGCGAGGTCACAGCGTAGAAATCATCGGCTTTCCGTGGGAGTCGTACTGGCGCTGTCTCCTGCACAACTTTTCGCGCCGACGTTGCTCCCGACTTTCGGGATTCGACGTGCTTCTCGAAGATCACCTCTGTCATCCATCGCTGGTTCGGATAAACCGCGGGATAGACGCCCCAATCGTTGCTATCGTCCACCATCTTCGGTCGGACGAGCTACGAGCGGCGTGGAAAAACCGAGGCTACCGTGCGATTGAGCGAGACTATTTCCAGCATCTCGACGGCGTGATTTGCAACAGCGAGACGACGCGACAGTCGGTTTTCGACCTGCTCGATTCACAGGAAGGAAACGACCTGAAGACGGCAGTGGCATACCCCGCAGGCGACCGATTCGACCGATTCGTTCCAGTGTTATCGATTGGCCGAGAGTTCGAGGGAACCCTTCGACTCGTCTTCCTCGGAAACGTCGTTCCCAGAAAGGGGCTTCACGTCCTACTGAATGGTCTTGCTTCCGTCTCCGGAAACTGGCATCTCACGGTTATCGGTGCGAAGACGGACGAGGAGTATGCGAACCGAGTTCGTCGTCTCCGCGACGAACTCGGCCTGCGCGAGAAGGTTTCGTTTGCGGGCCGACTGCCGGATGAGGCTGTCACCGGACAACTCACTCGGAGCCACGTTCTCGCGGTTCCGTCGCTGTACGAAGGCTTCGGCCTCGTCTACCTCGAAGGGATGGCGTTCGGTCTGCCCGCGATTGCCACGACGGCGGGCGGCGCGGGAGAAATCGTCTCGGACGGCGACGACGGATTTCTGCTTCCGCCCGACGACCCCGACGCGATTGCCGACGCAGTTCGCACGCTTCGGGACGACAGACGCCGACTCGCGCGAATGAGCATCTCGGCTCGGGAGCGATACGAACGCCAACCGGGATGGAATGAGGCGACCGAATCGGCCGAAAGACTGCTGAGGAAAATCCGCGGAAATAGAAGGGTTCCACCGGAGCAATGA
- a CDS encoding class I SAM-dependent methyltransferase encodes MTFQQYLDAKRTVDDRALNRRVLRRFQRELCAVAESATPGDPVRVLEIGAGIGTMIERLRSWNCLPNRVQYTALDVNPENIEMARERLQSSGFERDGDEDELRCKRNGQSLTVRFEVAEAVEFARKTDRQWDVLVGHAVADLFDLDSAFPAFRSILEPGGLCYFPITFDGETMFEPAHELDEQVAELYHRHIDDGDGSSRAGRRLLTECRNRGTELLAVGSSDWVVYPENGSYPADEGIFLRHILGTIAGVLDGHSEIDAAAFSDWLTTRHRQVGEGELTYIAHQFDVLAKAV; translated from the coding sequence ATGACGTTTCAACAGTATCTCGACGCGAAACGAACCGTGGACGACCGGGCGCTGAATCGGCGGGTACTCCGCCGATTTCAGCGTGAACTGTGCGCCGTCGCCGAATCAGCCACGCCCGGCGACCCCGTGCGAGTGCTCGAAATCGGGGCCGGAATCGGCACGATGATAGAGCGACTTCGCTCGTGGAACTGCCTGCCGAATCGAGTGCAGTACACGGCACTGGATGTGAATCCGGAAAACATCGAGATGGCCCGCGAGCGACTGCAATCGAGTGGGTTCGAGCGAGACGGCGACGAAGACGAACTCCGGTGCAAGCGAAACGGACAGTCCCTTACGGTTCGTTTCGAAGTCGCGGAGGCAGTCGAATTTGCGCGGAAAACCGACAGACAGTGGGACGTTCTCGTCGGACACGCAGTCGCCGACCTGTTCGATTTGGATTCGGCATTTCCGGCGTTCCGCTCGATACTCGAACCCGGCGGTCTGTGTTACTTCCCGATTACCTTCGATGGGGAGACGATGTTCGAACCGGCACACGAACTGGACGAGCAAGTCGCAGAACTGTACCACCGGCACATCGACGACGGCGATGGGTCGAGCAGAGCAGGACGGCGACTGCTCACCGAATGTCGAAATCGGGGGACGGAACTGCTCGCCGTCGGGAGTTCCGACTGGGTGGTGTATCCCGAAAACGGGTCGTACCCCGCGGACGAGGGGATTTTTCTCCGGCACATCCTCGGAACGATTGCAGGTGTTCTCGACGGCCATTCGGAAATCGACGCGGCGGCGTTTTCTGACTGGTTGACGACTCGCCACAGACAGGTCGGCGAAGGAGAACTCACCTACATCGCACACCAGTTCGACGTGCTGGCGAAGGCGGTGTGA